The Neisseria subflava genomic interval GCTTCAGGGCGAATCAGGCTGCCGCCCCATTCGAGGCCTTTGCCGGTCAGGACGGAAGCAAATTCGTTGCGGATTTTTTTGTATTGGCCGAACAGATAGCCGATTTCGCGGCCGCCTACGCCGATGTCGCCGGCAGGGACGTCGGTGTCGGCGCCGATGTGGCGGTAGAGTTCGGTCATAAAGGCTTGGCAGAAGCGCATTACTTCGGCATCGGATTTGCCTTTAGGATCAAAGTCGGAACCGCCTTTACCGCCGCCCATAGGTAGGGTGGTCAGCGCGTTTTTGAAGACTTGTTCAAAAGCGAGGAATTTCAACACGCCCAAATCGACGGTAGGGTGGAAGCGCAAGCCGCCTTTGTAAGGGCCGATGGCGGAATTCATTTGGATGCGGTAGCCGCGGTTGACTTGGACTTGGCCTTTGTCGTCCATCCAAGTGACGCGGAACATAATCACGCGCTCCGGCTCAACAATGCGCTCAAGCAGGCTTTGTTGGGTGTATTTCGGGTTTTTCGCCAAAAACGGATCCAAACTCATAAACACTTCTTCAACGGCTTGATGAAAGGGTTCTTGGTTGGGGTTGCGTTGTTTGAGATTGGTAAATAGAGTGTTCAGGTCGGTCATTTTTCTACTCCTATTGAGTGAGATATTTCAATATTTATGTTTTGAAATATAGCCGTAAAAATTTTACTTGCCAAGAAAAATTTTGCCTAGATTGTTGACATTATTTTTTTACTAAGTTGTAAAAATGGAATTATATTTTAAATTTAACTAGAAATATTCAAATATATTTTATAAAATAGATTTTATAAAAAATAAAATTCTAATCATTTAAATTGGAGAATACTGAAAAATTTTTTTGTAAAAATTTAATTCAGCTCAAAAATTTCTGTAAATTAGTGCGGAATTGTCAAAATTGTTAATGAGTGTACTACGCGAATATGGGGAAGGTCGCCCCATTGAAGACAGAGAGGCAGGCCGTCTGAAAATTCGGTACAATACACAAGAAATTCCCACAACACATACATTAAGGAAACACATGAAAGCCTATCACGACCTTATGCGCCATGTTCTCGACAATGGCATCGACAAATCCGACCGTACCGGCACCGGCACGCGTTCCGTGTTCGGTTACCAAATGCGTTTTGATTTGAGTGAAGGCTTTCCGCTGTTGACCACCAAAAAACTGCATCTGCGCTCGATTATTCATGAGCTGCTTTGGTTTCTCAAAGGCGATACCAACATCAAATACCTGAAAGATAACAACGTTTCCATTTGGGACGAATGGGCGGATGAAAACGGCAATTTGGGCCCGGTTTACGGCTACCAATGGCGCAGCTGGCCCGCACCCGACGGCCGCCATATCGACCAAATTGCCAATGTGGTTGAACAAATCAAAAAAAATCCCGACTCGCGCCGTCTGATTGTATCGGCATGGAATCCGGCTTTGGTCGACGAAATGGCCTTGCCGCCTTGCCACGCGCTGTTTCAGTTTTACGTTGCCAACGGCAAGCTGTCCTGCCAGCTTTACCAACGCAGCGCCGATATTTTCCTTGGCGTGCCGTTCAATATCGCCAGCTATGCATTGTTGACCATGATGATGGCGCAAGTGTGCGGCTTGGAAGCCGGTGAGTTTATTCATACGTTTGGTGATGCGCATTTGTACAGCAACCATATCGAGCAGGCCCAGCTGCAATTAAGCCGCGATTTCCGAAGCCTGCCGACCATGAAAATCAACCCTGAAATCAAAGACTTATTTGCCTTCAAATTTGAAGACTTCGAGTTGGAAGGCTATGATCCGCATCCGCACATCAAAGCAGCCGTATCGGTGTAATTCAAATTAAAAATAAAAAGGCCGTCTGAAACTTCAGACGGCCTTTTTATTTGATTTGAGTTGTCAGATTTTCTCTCAACGGATAAGCGTATTTCCGTTAAAATACGCCTTCTTTTCCAATTCGAAACATTGCCATGCGTCTTACCCACATCAAACTCTCCGGCTTCAAATCTTTTACCGACCCGACCACGATTCATGTGCCGGGGCAGCTTGTTGCGGTTATCGGGCCGAACGGCTGCGGCAAGTCGAATGTGATTGACGCGGTGCGCTGGGTGTTGGGCGAGGCTTCGGCGAAGCAGCTTCGCGGCGAGAGTATGCAGGACGTGATTTTTAACGGTGCGGCGACGCGCCGTCCTGCGCCGAGGGCTTCGGTGGAGCTGGTGTTTGACAACAGCGACCACAGTTTGCAGGGCGCATGGGGGCAGTATGCCGAGGTGAGCATCAAGCGGCAGCTGACGCGTCAGGGCGAATCGACTTATTTCATCAACAATCAGACCGTGCGCCGCCGCGACATTACCGATTTGTTTTTGGGTACGGGCGTGGGCGCGCGCGGTTATGCCGTTATCGAGCAGGGGATGATTTCGCGCATCATCGAAGCGCGGCCGGAGGAGTTGCGCGCCTATATCGAGGAGGCGGCGGGCGTGTCCAAATACAAGGAACGCCGCAAGGAGACGGAAGGCCGTCTGAAAGACACGCGCGAGCATTTGCAGCGTTTGGGCGATTTGCAGAACGAATTGGCGCGTCAGGTGGAAAAGCTGGAAAAACAAGCGGAAACCGCCGAACGCTACAAATCCCTGACCGCGCAGTTAAACCGCCAGCAGGATTTGCTCGATTACGCCCAATGGCAGCAATCGCTTGCCGCCGCCGACAAGGCGACCGCGCAGCATCAGTCTTTGCAGGCGCAGCAAGACGAAACCGCCGCTCAGGTTCAGGCGTTAAACGACGAAGTACACGCCTTGCAGACCGCCGAGCAGTCGCAGCAGCAGGCGGTACACGAATTGAGCAACAAACGCGGCGTGTTGCGCGAGCAGATTGCCCGTTTGGAAGAACAAATCCGCCATCAGCAAAACCTGCACCAACGCATCGAACGCGACAAACAGGCGGCGCAGGCGCAGATGCAGCGCATCCATCAGGAGCAGCAGCAAATCCGTGTGCAGCTTGAAGAAAACGAGTTGCAGGCCGAAGAGAAGCAAACCGAATTGGCGGAATGGGCGATGCAGGTTGCCGAACACGAAGAGCGTCTGCCCGAATTGGAAGAAGCCCAAGCCACGCTCAACGCCGCCTTCCAAACCCAGCAGGACGAGGCAAACCGTATCCGCCGCGAACTGGCGTTGAAGCAGCAGCAGCTTGCCCATGCCGAACAAACCGTTGCCAAGCACGAAGAGCGCAAAGGTCGTCTGAAACAGGAAAACCAAGCCCTGAACCTGCCCGACGAAGCCGAAACCGCCGCCGCGCAGGAAGCCGCCGCCTTGTTGCAAAGCCAGCAAGAGCATTACGAAGAACAAATCATTGCCGCCGAAGAAGCCTTACACGCCGCACGCGAGGCGTTTCAGACGGCCTCAAACCGCTTCCAAAGCCTGAAGCAGCAACACATCACCTTGCAGGCGCAGCAGCAGGCGTTGTCGCAAATCCTGTCGCAACAGCAGGAAGCCGCCGACTTCTGGCAGGCAACCGACCACGCTGCCGCGCCGCAACTGTGGCAACACATCACCGCCCCCGCCGAGTGGCAACACGCTTTGTCCGTCATCCTTGCCGAACGCCTGCACGCCCGTAGCGTGCCGTCTGGCTTCGTTCCCCCCGTGCCGTTGCCGCAAGGGCAGGCGGCATGGCTTTCAGACGACCTCTCCGGCGGCATCAAAAAATCCCTGCCCGTACAGGCATTGCTGAACCAAATCCAAGCGCAGCCGCCGTTTCAGACGGCATTGCACCACTGGCTCGACGGCGTATTGTGTGCGCCCGATTTGAGTTACGCTCTCGCGCATCAAAGCGATTTGGGCGCGCATCAAATCTGGCTCACGCCCGAAGGCCATCAGGTCGATAAAGTCAGCGTCCTGCTCTATGCCAAACCTGCGCAGGAAAGCCTGATTGCCCAAAAAGCCCGTCTCGACGGCATCGCGTCCGAACTGGAAAACCTCGCCCCCGAACTTTCCGCCGCCGAAGCCGCGTTCAAACAGGCCGAGGCTGCCGTGCGCTCGTCTGAAACGCAGCACAAAAACCTGATGCAGCAGCAACAGCAGCACACGCGCCAATACAGCCAGGCGCAGCAACGCGCCGCCGAACTCTTGGCACGCACCAACCAAGGGCAAATCCGCCGCGAACACATCGCTCGCGAACTGGCGCAGTTGGCGGAAGAGCAGACCGTGTTGCAACACACGTCCGACGGTCTTTCAGACGACATCGTTACTTTGCAGGAAGCCGCCGCCGAACTCGAACACCAGCAGCAAACCACCGCGCACAGCCGCCAAGAGCAGCAAGGTCGTCTGAAACAGGCGCAGCTTGCCCTGTTGGAAGCCAACCGCCAATACGGGCTTGCCGAAGTCGCCGTCCACAAGCTCAACCAGCAAAAACAAAACTACCAGCAGCAAATCGCACGGCTCGAACAGCAAACCCTGGACTGGCAGGAACGCCAGCAAGAGCTTGCCCTCGCCTATGAAACCGAGTTCCAAAACGACGAGCAGCACATCAAGCTCGACGAGCTGACCGAAGCCGTACACACGCTGGACGAAGAATACATCGCCGTGCAGGAAAAACTCGCGCAGATTCAGGAACAGGGCAGGGAGCAATACGCCCGCGTACAAACCCTGCAAATCAAGCTGCCGCAGCTTCAGGCCGCCACCCAAACCGCCCTGTTGCAGCAGCAGGAAGCCCTGATCAACGCCAAACGCTACCATCAAAACCTGACCGAACGCGCTGCCGATCTGGATGCGCTCGAAGCGTTGGCGAAAGAATCGCCGAAAGTATTGAACAGCAGCATCGGCAGCCTTACCCAGCAAATCGAAGCACTCGGCGCCGTCAACCTCGCCGCCCTGCAAGAACTCGAAGAAGCGCGCGAACGCGACGGCTACTACCGCAGCCAGAGCGAAGACGTACAGGCAGCCATTACCCTTTTGGAAGAAGCCATCGCCCAAATCGACGACAAAACCAAAGCGCGCTTCAAAGAAACCTTCGACGCCGTCAACGGCAAAGTCCAAACCTTCTTCCCGACCCTGTTCGGCGGCGGCGAAGCCACCCTCAAAATGATAGGCGACGACCTCCTGACTGCCGGCGTGTCCATCATGGCGCGCCCGCCCGGCAAGAAAAACAGCACCATCCACCTCCTCTCCGGCGGCGAAAAAGCCCTCACCGCCATGAGCCTCGTGTTCGCCTTGTTCAGCCTCAACCCCGCCCCCTTCTGCCTTCTGGACGAAGTCGACGCCCCGCTGGACGACGCCAACACCTCGCGTTTCTGCAACCTGGTCAAAGAAATGTCGGCGCAAACCCAGTTCCTCTACATCTCCCACAACCGCCTGACCATGGAAATGGCAGAGCAGCTCGTCGGCGTAACCATGCAGGAAAAAGGCGTCTCACGCGTCGTCGCCGTGGACATCAAGCAGGCGTTGGAAATGGCGGAACCGAATTGAGGTAAGAACAAAGGCCGTCTGAAAGAATGAGGAAGAAATCTATAATTTCATCTTCCCATTTTTTCAGACGGCCTTTTTGTATTGGATAAAGTGTTATTGTTTTGAAGTATTATCTTTGGCGCGTTGAGGCTGCCCCGAGCGTTGGTTGCTGCGGTTGACGGCATCACGCCATGCTTTGCGTTCCGCTTCGATTTTCGCGGCTACTTCGTGAACCATGGTTTCTTGTTTTTTGATGGCCGGCTCTTCCGGTGTGTTATCGGAAAAGTGGAGGCCGTACCACAAGGTGGCGAAAATGCCGCAGACGAAGATAACGGCAATCAGGCCGATGATGGCTTGTTTGCCGGCGAGGGGTTTTTCAGGGGGCGGGACGAGGACATCAAAGCAGTCGGCGCAATCGAGGGCGAAGCAGACGTTTTCGGCTTCTTTGCGGCCGCGTCGGCCTTCTGTGATGTTGAAGGAGATGTGCTGCCCTTCGGCCGGAAGGCGGGTAAGGGTGGTGAAGGCGGCAAGGGCAAGAAAGATTTCTTGGCCTGTGTCTTCTATGGTAGCGGCGCCGAAGCCGCGCTTGCTGTTCCAGCGAGTAATCGTTCCGTAATAGCGCATAATGTATGTGGGGATATTATTATAGGTAACAGTTTTTCTTTGGACTGATTTTAAATCAAAAAGTTTGGTTATTGTCTTAATTTTACACTAGATTTGTCTTGTTGAAGCAGGCCGTCTGAAGGATTTCAGACGGCCTGTATGGTTTATGCCTACTTATTAAGCACTTTTTGGAAGGTGTTGATCAGGTGTTGCGCAATGGCACGGCTGCCGAATTGTTGCAGGCAATCTTGGCGTAAACGGACGGGATCGTAGTTGGCATGGTTTTCGTAGAGGGTGAGCAATGCTTTGGTCAGCTCCGGTATGTTTTCAATTGGCACCAGCAGGCCGTTGTCGGAAGTGACGATGGATTCGGGGCCGCCGCAACGTGTGGCGATAACGGGCAAACCTTGCGACAGTGCTTCGATATAGACGACGCCGAAGGTCTCGGTACGGCTGGCGAGGACGAATGCGTTGCTGTGGCGCATGAGGTCTAGGGTTTGGTCGGTGGTCAATGCGCCGGTAAAGGTAACGGCGTGGTTGATACCTAAGTCGCTAGCCAGTTGTTTCAGACGGCCTTCTTCTGCGCCGCCGCCGCCGATTTTGAGTTTGAGCTGCGGATAGGTTTTGAGTGCTTCGGCAAAAGCAGGTAGGAGCAGGTCGTGGCCTTTAAGGTGGCGCAGGTGGGAGACGCTGCAGAAGGTGAAGTCTTGATTGTTTTTTTCGGGGAACTCGAAATCCTGTTCAAAATTGCCGCCCAGCATATTGGGCAGGTATTGCCAGTCTGTACCGGCGTAGGTTTTTTCGAGAATACGGCAGAAATCACGGCTGACGGCGAACCGTGCCGCGCTGTGGCGCACGGCTTCGTGCATGGACGGCCATTGGTTTTTGCGGACAAGGCCGCGTGAAATGGCGCTGCTGTGTTCGGTAATCACATAGGGAACGCCGTATTTTTTGAAGATGGCGCAGGCCAAAATGCCGGCGTAGTTGACGCAGTGGGCATGAATTACGTCGGGTTTGCCGTTGTCAGCGATATAGGCTTCAAAAGCTTTCATGCCTGCGTTGACCCAGCGGATGCGGTCGATGTCGACAACCGGGCAGCGTGGGAAGAAATACATGCTGTCGTAGGCGTAAGTGTTGAGTCCGCCTTGCTGATGGCGGCGCAGGCCGTAGAAGCGCGAGAAGATGGTTTTCGGCTGGCTTCTCAAGTAGCGGAACATGGGCACGACCATGCCGATTTTCATGCCTTCGCGTTGCAGGGCTTGGGCTTGGAGACGGAAAAAGATTCCGTCCACGTCGGTTTCGGAAGAAGGATACCAAGAGGGGATAACGACAATATGCATGATGTGTTTTTTATGGAAGTAGGTAACGGCGAGGCCGTCTGAAAAGAAAAGATATCTTTCAGACGGCCTTTTGTATATTTAGTTCAATCAGTTGCCGGCAACCGTCATTTTAGAGACCAAGATGGAGCCGATTTGGTTGGACGAACGGCGTAATGCGTCGTCTGCCACGCCGGTGATGTCGCGGTACATATCCTGCAAACGTCCGGCAATGGTGATTTCCTGAACCGGATAGGCAATGACGCCGTTTTCCACCCAAAAACCGGCCGCGCCGCGCGAGTAGTCGCCGGTAATGCCGTTGACGCCTTGTCCCATCAATTCGGTAACCAGCAAACCTGTTCCCATTTCTTTCAATAGGTCGGCCTGCGTGGCGTGGGTATGGTTCAGATACAGATTGTGCGCGCCGCCGGCGTTGCCCGTTGTCTGCATACCGAGTTTTTTCGCGCTGTAACTGCTGAGGAAATAGCCTTCGATGATGCCGTCTTTCACCACAAAACGCGGCTGGGTGGCCACGCCTTCGGCATCGAAATAAGTGCTGCGGAACGAGCGCAGAATATGCGGTTCTTCGCGCAGGCTGAGAAACTCAGGCAGCACTTGTTTGCCGATACTGTCAATCAGGAAGCTGCTTTGGCGGTAGAGCGCGCCGCCGCTGAGTGCGCCGATAAGGTGGCCGATTAAGCCGACGGCGACAGTGGTGTCGAACAGTACGGGATAGCTGCCGGTCGGAACGCTGCGGCTGTTCAGACGGCGTAAAGTCCGTTCGGCTGCGGTTTTACCGATGAGTTCGGGCGTGTCCATGTCTTCGTGACGGCAGGAAGAATCGTACCAATAGTCGCGCTGCATGCCGTGTTCGTCGCTGGCGACCACGCTGCAAGAAATGCTGTGGTGCGTGCTTTGCTGGTGTGCGGCAAAGCCGTGGGTGTTGCCATAGACATATTGGTAATGGCCGGTATGAACCGATGCGCCTTCAGAATTTTCAATGCGTTTGTCCGTTGACAGCGCGGCCTGTTCGCATTGCTTGGCCAAATCGATGGCGGATTCGGTACTCAAATCCCATTCGTGGTAGCGGTCGAGGTCGCCGATATGGGTTGCCATCAAGGCAGCGTCGGCAAGGCCGGCGCAATCGTCTTCGGCGGTATAGCGTGCAATATCGATGGCAGCTTTGACCGTATCTTGCAGGGCGCGTTCGGAGAAGTCGGCCGTGCTGGCGCGGCCTTTGCGTTGGCCGACATAGACCGTAATGTCTAAAGATTTGTCTTGTTGGAACTCGATTTGTTCGATTTCGCCCAAGCGCACGCTGACGCTTTGCCCGAGCGACTCGCTGAAATCGGCTTCGGCCGAGGTGGCGCCGGATTGTTTGGCCAAATCCAGCGTGTGTCCGCACAAGCGCAACAGCTCGTCCGGTGTGTGGTTAAACAGCATAAAAAGGTTTCCTGACAGGGTTTTGCGGCATTTTAACCGTTTCAGACGGCCTCTGCAAAAATCGCACGGAAAGGCCGTCTGAAAACTGATAAAATAGGCAGATTCAGAAAATCAGGGAAACACAATGTTTGAACAAGAAGACGAATGGGTCAGCAAAACCCAAATGAAAAAGCAAATGAACGATTTGCAGGCTTTGGGTATGGAATTGACCAAGCTCTCCAGCGATACATTGAAAAAAATCGGCTTGGACGAAGACCTGTTCGAGGCAATTGCCACCTATAAAAAAATCACGTCCAACAGCGCACTCAAACGCCAAGCCCAATTTATCGGCCGCCTGATGCGCGATACCGACCCTGCGCCCATCGAAGCCTTCTTGGCCAAACTGCGCGGCGACAATACGGCGCACAATGCTTTTTTGCAACGCGTCGAGCAGGCGCGTACCCGACTGTTGGCAGACGATGGCGCGATTACCCAATTTATGGCCGATTTTCCGCAAGCCGACGCCGGCAAATTGCGCACCTTGATCCGCAACACTAAAAAAGAGCAGGAACAAAACAAACCGCCGAAAAACTTCCGCGCGCTGTTCCAAGAAATTAAAGCAGTGATGGAGGCCGGTCAATCCGATGCTTCAGAAGAAGGGCAGGATTGGGAGGAATAAACCTTAAGGCCGTCTGAAAACGGATTGCAGGTTTCAGACGGCCTCCTCCTTAAAATAAACGCTTCAAAAATATTAATTTTTCTCTATTTAATCCCACACACCATGTCCGTCAAAATCCAAACACGTTCTATTAATCCGACTGTTTTTAACGACTTGCTTACTGCCGGTACCGATCCTTTGATTGCGCGGCTGTGTGCTGCGCGTGATGTGCAAAGTCCGGCCGAGTTGGACGACAAACTTGCTGCGCTGTTGCCGTATCAAACGCTGACAAACTGCGAAGCCGCCGCCGGCCGTTTGGCGGATGCGATTGAGCGTCAGGAAAAAATCTTGATTGTCGCCGACTACGATGCAGACGGTGCGACGGCGTGTTCCGTCGGTATGAGCGGTTTGGCGGCGATGGGGGCGAAAGTGGATTTCCTTGTGCCCAATCGCTTTGAACACGGCTACGGCTTAACGCCCGAGCTGGCTGAAATCGCGGCAGAGCAAGGTGTGGATTTATTGGTGACGGTGGATAACGGTATCGCCAGCATTGCAGGCGTGGCGCGTGCGCAGGAGTTGGGTTTGGATGTGATTGTGACCGACCACCATCTGCCTGCCGAGACCGTGCCCGACTGCATCATCGTCAATCCGAATCAAAAAGGCTGCGGTTTCCAAAGCAAAAGCTTGGCGGGCGTGGGCGTGATTTTTTATGTATTGATGGCTTTGCGTGCCGAACTGCGCCGCCGCCATTATTTTTCAGACGGCCTGAAAGAGCCGAATCTGGGCGATCTTTTGGATTTGGTCGCACTCGGTACCGTCGCCGATGTTGTCACTCTAGACCACAACAACCGTATCCTCGTGTCTCAAGGTTTGAAACGGATGCGTTTGGGCAAAATGCGCCCCGGTATCCGCGCCTTGTTTGAAGTGGCGCGACGGGATTGGCGCAAGGCTCAGCCGTTTGATATGGGCTTTGCGTTGGGACCGCGCATCAATGCGGCCGGACGGCTGGACGATATGTCGGTCGGCATTGCCTGTCTGTTGGCGCAAGATGATGCCGAAGCGCAGGAACTGGCGGCTCAGTTAAACAACCTCAATATCGAGCGCCGCGAAATCGAGCAATCCATGCTACAAGACGCGCTGAACGCCTTTCCCGAAACCCTACCTCCAGGTCAGACGACTTTGGTGGCGTATCGCGACGATTTCCATCAAGGCGTGGTCGGCATCGTTGCCAGCCGCCTCAAAGACCGTTTTTATCGTCCGACCATCGTGTTTGCGCCTGCCGACAACGGCGAAGTGCGCGGTTCGGGACGCTCCATTCCCAATCTGCACCTGCGCGATGCTTTGGACTTGGTGTCTAAACGTCATCCCGATTTGATTTTGAAATTCGGCGGACACGCGATGGCGGCGGGTTTGAGCATACTTGAAGACAATATTCCCGCGTTTCAGACGGCCTTTGAAGAAGCAGTGCGCGAGATGGTGTGCGAAGACGATTTGTCGCAAACCTTCATCACCGACGGCAGCCTGCCTGCCCGCGACATTACGCTGGAACAGGCGCAGAACCTTGCCCGACACGTTTGGGGGCAGGGCTTCACGCCGCCGAGTTTTACCGACGAATTTCACGTCATCCGCCAGCAGCCTTTGGGCGCGGAAGGCAAACATAAAAAAGTCTGGCTGCAAAAAGACGGCTACGAATTTGAAGCCATGTTTTGGCGTTGCAGTGAAGACATTCCCGAATACATCCGCACGGTGTACCGCCCCGTTGCCAACGAATGGCGGAATAATCTCGAATTGCAGCTTTATATCGACTACTGGGAAGCCGCGTAAGCAAAGGCCGTCTGAAAAATGAAGAAACAAAAACCTTGGCTCGGCTTTTCATTGGCGCTGCTTGCCACCATGACTTGGGGTTCGCTGCCGGTCATCGCCCAACAGGCCTTAAAAGCCGTCGATGCGCCCACGCTGGTGTGGATACGCTTTTTAGTGGCTTCGCTGGTGTTGTTTGCGTTGTTGGGGCTGACCGGCAAGTTGCCGAGGCCGTCTGAATTTTCCAAGCAAACCTTATTTTTATTGGTGCTGGGCATTATTGGTATTTCCGCCAACTTCGTGCTTGTTGCCATGGGTTTGCACTATATTTCGCCGACAACCACGCAGGTGTTGTGGCAGCTCTCGCCCTTTACCATGATTTTGGTCGGAGTAGGTGTGTTTAAAGAAGCCTTTACGCACTGGCAAAAAATCGGCTTGATGCTTTTGCTGACGGGTTTGGCCATGTTTTTCAACGACAAATTCGGCGAACTTTTCAGCTTGGGCAGCTACGCGGTCGGCGTGATGATGGCGGCTTCGGGCAGCATGATTTGGGTGTGCTACGGCGTGGCGCAAAAACTTTTGTCCAAACATTTCAATTCGCAACAAATCCTGCTCATGATTTATTTTTGTAGCAGCTTTGTTTTCCTGCCGTTTGCCGAACCGTCGCAAATTGCCCATATCGGCAATCCGTTTTTATGGGGCTGCTTTATTTATTGCTGCCTGAACACGCTGATCGGCTACGGTTCATTCGGCGAAGCGCTCAATCATTGGGACGCTTCAAAAGTCAGTATCGTCACCACGCTGATTCCTGTATTCACCATGATATTTTCCACCATCGGCCATCATCTCGCCCCCGATTATTTTGCCGCTTCGGATATGAATATCGTCAGCTATGTGGGTGCCATGGTGGTTGTGGTCGGAGCCTTGCTGGCTGTGGCCGGAGAGAAAGTAATGGGGCTTTTTTTGAGAAAGATATGAAGCATTTATTGCAAAACAGAATAAAGCAAGGCCGTCTGAAACAGGTTTCAGACGGCCTTTATATTTTCTAAATCAGATTAATGTGAATCGCTGAATCAATAGAAGCCTTCGCGTTCTTCACGGGTGCTGATGTAGATGTTTTTCACTTGGGTGTAGGCGGCGAGCATCATTTTGTGGGTTTCGCGGCCGATACCTGAAGTTTTGTAGCCGCCAAACGGCGCGCCGGCAGGCAGGCGGTTGTAGCAGTTTACCCAAACGCGGCCGGTTTCTAATGCGTTGGAAACGCGCAGGCAGCGGTTGATGTCGGTACTCCACACTGCGCCGCCCAAGCCGTATTCGCTGTCGTTGGCCATTTTGATGACGTCTTCTTCGGTTTTGAATTTAATCACGGTGGCAACCGGGCCGAAGATTTCTTCTTGGGCAACACGGGCTTCGTTGCTGCTGGCTTCAATCAAAGTAGGCTCGACAAATTCGCCTTTGCCCAATTCGCCTTCGATTTTTTTACCGCCGGTAATAATGCGGCAACCTTCCTGTTCGCCGATTTTGACGTATTTCAAAATGGTCTCGAGTTGACCGGCGTTGACTTGCGAACCCATTTGGGTGTCGTCTTCCCAAGGCAGGCCGACTTTGATTTTTTTGAATTCTTCAGCCAACGCATTGACGAATTTGTCGTAAATGCCTTCTTGTACAAAAATGCGCGAACCGGCGCAGCATACTTGGCCTTGGTTGAACAAAATACCTTTTTGCGCGCCTTCGAGGGCTTTGTCGAAAGGCATATCGTCGAAGAAGATGTTGGCAGATTTGCCGCCCAATTCCAAAGTGGACGGAATCAGCAATTCGGCGGCGGCGATGCCGACGCGGCGGCCGACTTCGGTTGAGCCGGTAAAGGCCAGTTTGTTGAAGCCTTTGTGGTGCAGCATGTATTCGCCGGATTTTGAACCGCGGCCGGTAATTACGTTCAACACGCCTTTAGGCAGCAAGTGGTTGATTTTTTGAGCGAGGGACAACAGGCTCAATGAAGTGCTGGAAGAAGGGTGGATGACGATGGTACAACCTGCGGCCAATGCCGGAGCGATTTTCCATGCGGCCATCAGGAATGGGAAGTTCCAAGGAATGATTTGGCCGACAACGCCGATCGGTTCGCGCAAAACGATGGACAGGTCTTCGGCATCAAGTTGGGTCGCAGTGCCTTCTTCGCCGCGGATCACGCTGGCGAAATAGCGGAAATGGTCGGAGGCCAAAGGCACGTCGGCAGCGCGGGTTTCGCGGATGGGTTTGCCGTTGTCCAAGGTTTCTTGCAGG includes:
- the pmbA gene encoding metalloprotease PmbA — encoded protein: MLFNHTPDELLRLCGHTLDLAKQSGATSAEADFSESLGQSVSVRLGEIEQIEFQQDKSLDITVYVGQRKGRASTADFSERALQDTVKAAIDIARYTAEDDCAGLADAALMATHIGDLDRYHEWDLSTESAIDLAKQCEQAALSTDKRIENSEGASVHTGHYQYVYGNTHGFAAHQQSTHHSISCSVVASDEHGMQRDYWYDSSCRHEDMDTPELIGKTAAERTLRRLNSRSVPTGSYPVLFDTTVAVGLIGHLIGALSGGALYRQSSFLIDSIGKQVLPEFLSLREEPHILRSFRSTYFDAEGVATQPRFVVKDGIIEGYFLSSYSAKKLGMQTTGNAGGAHNLYLNHTHATQADLLKEMGTGLLVTELMGQGVNGITGDYSRGAAGFWVENGVIAYPVQEITIAGRLQDMYRDITGVADDALRRSSNQIGSILVSKMTVAGN
- a CDS encoding cold-shock protein, translated to MRYYGTITRWNSKRGFGAATIEDTGQEIFLALAAFTTLTRLPAEGQHISFNITEGRRGRKEAENVCFALDCADCFDVLVPPPEKPLAGKQAIIGLIAVIFVCGIFATLWYGLHFSDNTPEEPAIKKQETMVHEVAAKIEAERKAWRDAVNRSNQRSGQPQRAKDNTSKQ
- a CDS encoding glycosyltransferase encodes the protein MHIVVIPSWYPSSETDVDGIFFRLQAQALQREGMKIGMVVPMFRYLRSQPKTIFSRFYGLRRHQQGGLNTYAYDSMYFFPRCPVVDIDRIRWVNAGMKAFEAYIADNGKPDVIHAHCVNYAGILACAIFKKYGVPYVITEHSSAISRGLVRKNQWPSMHEAVRHSAARFAVSRDFCRILEKTYAGTDWQYLPNMLGGNFEQDFEFPEKNNQDFTFCSVSHLRHLKGHDLLLPAFAEALKTYPQLKLKIGGGGAEEGRLKQLASDLGINHAVTFTGALTTDQTLDLMRHSNAFVLASRTETFGVVYIEALSQGLPVIATRCGGPESIVTSDNGLLVPIENIPELTKALLTLYENHANYDPVRLRQDCLQQFGSRAIAQHLINTFQKVLNK
- the smc gene encoding chromosome segregation protein SMC, coding for MRLTHIKLSGFKSFTDPTTIHVPGQLVAVIGPNGCGKSNVIDAVRWVLGEASAKQLRGESMQDVIFNGAATRRPAPRASVELVFDNSDHSLQGAWGQYAEVSIKRQLTRQGESTYFINNQTVRRRDITDLFLGTGVGARGYAVIEQGMISRIIEARPEELRAYIEEAAGVSKYKERRKETEGRLKDTREHLQRLGDLQNELARQVEKLEKQAETAERYKSLTAQLNRQQDLLDYAQWQQSLAAADKATAQHQSLQAQQDETAAQVQALNDEVHALQTAEQSQQQAVHELSNKRGVLREQIARLEEQIRHQQNLHQRIERDKQAAQAQMQRIHQEQQQIRVQLEENELQAEEKQTELAEWAMQVAEHEERLPELEEAQATLNAAFQTQQDEANRIRRELALKQQQLAHAEQTVAKHEERKGRLKQENQALNLPDEAETAAAQEAAALLQSQQEHYEEQIIAAEEALHAAREAFQTASNRFQSLKQQHITLQAQQQALSQILSQQQEAADFWQATDHAAAPQLWQHITAPAEWQHALSVILAERLHARSVPSGFVPPVPLPQGQAAWLSDDLSGGIKKSLPVQALLNQIQAQPPFQTALHHWLDGVLCAPDLSYALAHQSDLGAHQIWLTPEGHQVDKVSVLLYAKPAQESLIAQKARLDGIASELENLAPELSAAEAAFKQAEAAVRSSETQHKNLMQQQQQHTRQYSQAQQRAAELLARTNQGQIRREHIARELAQLAEEQTVLQHTSDGLSDDIVTLQEAAAELEHQQQTTAHSRQEQQGRLKQAQLALLEANRQYGLAEVAVHKLNQQKQNYQQQIARLEQQTLDWQERQQELALAYETEFQNDEQHIKLDELTEAVHTLDEEYIAVQEKLAQIQEQGREQYARVQTLQIKLPQLQAATQTALLQQQEALINAKRYHQNLTERAADLDALEALAKESPKVLNSSIGSLTQQIEALGAVNLAALQELEEARERDGYYRSQSEDVQAAITLLEEAIAQIDDKTKARFKETFDAVNGKVQTFFPTLFGGGEATLKMIGDDLLTAGVSIMARPPGKKNSTIHLLSGGEKALTAMSLVFALFSLNPAPFCLLDEVDAPLDDANTSRFCNLVKEMSAQTQFLYISHNRLTMEMAEQLVGVTMQEKGVSRVVAVDIKQALEMAEPN
- a CDS encoding thymidylate synthase, whose product is MKAYHDLMRHVLDNGIDKSDRTGTGTRSVFGYQMRFDLSEGFPLLTTKKLHLRSIIHELLWFLKGDTNIKYLKDNNVSIWDEWADENGNLGPVYGYQWRSWPAPDGRHIDQIANVVEQIKKNPDSRRLIVSAWNPALVDEMALPPCHALFQFYVANGKLSCQLYQRSADIFLGVPFNIASYALLTMMMAQVCGLEAGEFIHTFGDAHLYSNHIEQAQLQLSRDFRSLPTMKINPEIKDLFAFKFEDFELEGYDPHPHIKAAVSV